GGTCTGGGCATTGGAGGCCTATGGCGCTGCCTATACGCTCCAGGAAATACTAACTATCAAGAGCGACGACGTTCAAGGCCGCGTCAAGACATACGAATCCATAGTCAAGGGCGACAACATACTTGAGCCTGGAGTGCCGGAATCGTTCAAGATTCTGGTAAACGAGCTTCAGAGCCTTGGTCTGAAGGTATCAGTCGAGGATGACAGAGACCGGGTTATCGATCTCAAGGACACCGAAGACGAGCTTTCGGAGGGGCATGAGGGCGGAGTAATATCTGCGAAGCGTCGCAAGAAGGTTCTGGAACTCAGGGAGGATCTCAATGGCTGATTCTAGTACATTCGATAAAATCCGGATAGGCATAGCATCCCCGGATGACATACGTTCATGGTCCTGCGGCGAGGTGAAAAAGCCGGAGACCATCAACTATCGCACATTCAAGCCCGAGCGCGATGGGCTTTTCTGCGAAAGGATATTCGGACCGGTCAAGGACTGGGAGTGCCACTGCGGGCGCTATAAGAAGGTCAAGTTCAAGGGCGTCGTCTGCGACCGCTGCGGAGTCGAGGTAACTCGCTCCAAGGTCCGCCGCGAGAGAATGGGTCACATCGAGCTTGCTGCGCCGGTCTCGCACATATGGTATCTGAAGGGTGTTCCCAGCCCGATGAGCCTGCTGCTGGACATGTCTCCAAGGCCGCTTGAGCGCGTGCTGTATTTTGCGTCATATATCGTGATCCATGTCGATAGGCCGAAGATCAATGAGCACATCGACGAGATACGCACGGCTGTCAATGCGGCTGCTGAGGATGTGGCGCTCCAGCGTGATGAGAGCATAGCGAACCTGCGCAAAGAGGCAGCCAAAGAAGAGAAAGAAAACCCGGACTGGGACGACAAGAAGAAGAGCGATCAGACCAAGAAGCTCAACGAGCGGATCAAGCAGGAAGAGCGTGATGCAGCCGATCACACCGATGAACTGCATTCCACTCTCAAGCTTCTTGAGAGCGTTCAGAAACTCGAGCTGATTACCGAAGACCAGTATCGCGCTCTCGACAGGCTTCTCGAGGTAGTATCAGAGAAGCTCGATATCGACCTTGACGATGTGCTCCGAGCCGGACTGGGCGGAACTGCCGTAAGGGAACTGCTCTCCGAGATCGATCTTGAAAAACTCTCTCGTGAGCTTCGTAAAGAGATTTCGCAGACCACGGGTCCAAAGCGTGCAAGGGCGATCAAGCGCCTTGAAGTTGTTGACTCGTTCATATCTTCCAAGAGTCGTCCCGAGTGGATGATCCTGGACTGCATACCTGTTATTTCACCTGAGCTTCGGCCTATGGTCCAGCTCGACGGCGGCAGGTTCGCGACCAGCGACCTCAACGATCTCTATCGCCGCATCATCAACCGGAACAACCGACTAAAGAAGATCACCGAGATCCGGGCGCCTGAGTCGATCATAAACCATGAGAAGAGGCTTCTGCAGGAGGCCGTCGATGCGTTGATTGACAACGGCAGGCGCACGAGGCCGGTAGTCGGCTCGAACAACAGGCCGCTGAAGTCGCTTTCCGACATGCTCAAGGGCAAGGAAGGCCGGTTCAGAAAGAACCTGCTGGGCAAGCGCGTAGACTATTCAGGCCGTTCGGTCATCGTTGTGGGTCCATCGTTGAAGCTGCATCAGTGCGGTCTACCCAAAGAGATGGCGCTGGAGCTGTTCAAACCATTCGTGATGAAGACCCTGGTCGAGAAGAAGTATACTTCCAATATCAAGACGGCCAAGCGAATGATCGACCGCATGAAGCCGGAGGTCTGGGACGCGCTCGAAGACGTCATCAGCGAGCATCCGGTCATGCTCAACCGTGCTCCTACGCTTCACCGCCTCGGCATTCAGGCTTTCGAGCCTATTCTGGTGGATGGCAAGGCTATTCAGCTTCACCCATTGGTATGTCATGCGTTTAACGCGGACTTTGACGGCGACCAGATGGCGGTCCACGTGCCGCTGTCGGCATCGGCACAGGCTGAGGCGAGAGTATTGATGCTCTCCACTCACAACCTGTTCTCGCCATCCGACGGCAGGCCGATTGTCGCGCCGCTGCAGGACATCGTTCTGGGTTCGTTCTATCTGACAATGAAGCATGAAGACGTGCCCGAGGAGAGGGCGCTTCGCACGTTTTCTGATGAAGAGGATGCGCTTCTGGCATATCGCAACGGCCAGGTAGACGTGCATGAACCTATCAAGGTCAGACTGCCCAAATCGCCGGACAGCGATGAGCTGGAACTGAGAGAGCTTACTGTCGGCAGGCTGATATTCAATAATATTCTGCCTCCGAATATGCGTTACCTCGACAAAGAGGTCGACAAGAAGATGATGGCCAGGTTGGTCAATGAGTGCTATGCAAAGAACGGCCATGAGCGCACAGTCAAACTTCTGGACGATCTTAAGGAGCTCGGTTTCCGCTATGCCACATTCTCGGGCATAACTATCTCCATGACCGACATGGACATTCCATCCGAGCGTGACGCGATAGTCGAACGGACACAGACGGCTGTAGCTAGGAAGAACCGCGATTACACGAGGGGTCTGATCACTCAGGCTGAACGCAAACAGCAGGTGCTTGAATTGTGGATTCGAGCGGCTGATGAGGTTGCCGATTCGATCACAGACAGCGTGGAGCCGTTCAACCCGATCTCGATCATTACGACATCTGGAGCCAGAGGTTCCAAAAGGCAGATAACACAGCTTGCCGGTATGCGAGGTCTCATGAGCGACCCGTTCGGCAACCTGATCGAAGACCTGCCGATCAAATCGAACTTCCATGAGGGCATCAACGTCCTCGAATACTTTATCTCGACGCACGGCGCCAGAAAGGGTCTTGCGGACACAGCTCTGCGGACTGCGGACGCTGGCTATCTTACAAGGCGACTGGTCGATGTTGCGCAGGACGTGATCGTTCGCGGTGAGGACTGCGGCACCACCAGCGGCGTATATGTTTCGACCATTGAGGAGTCCGGCGAAGTCATTGAGACGATTGGTGACAGGCTCAGAGGCCGGACAGCTCTTGAGGATATCTATCTACCTGGTGCAAGCGAGCCGCTTGTCCAGGCAAACGAGATAATCAGTGATGAGGCTGCAAAGGAGATCGAGGCGGCAGGTCTAACGAGAGTTGGAGTCCGTTCGCCTCTGACGTGTGAACTGCGTCAGGGTATCTGCAGCAAGTGTTACGGACGCGATATGGCTAACGGCAAGCCTGTTGATGCGGGCACAGCGGTTGGCATTATAGCCGCTCAGTCGATTGGTGAGCCGGGTACTCAGATTACGATGAGAACCTTCCACACCGGAGGCGTCGCCGGCAAGTATATGACCGGTGTAGCCGAGGTCAAGAAGAAGAAACAGGAAAGCCTGCGCGACCTTCATGAGGACATCAGGCGCGGCCTGGTATCCATCGAAGACGGCGTGGAGGGCATCGAGCGTGAGCGCGCCAGGGCGGTCCAGGCGGTTTTGAAGGTATTGGAGGACCAGGTCGGTGGTCTGCTGAGGGTCGTCGAACTCTTTGAGGCCAGGAAACCCAAGGGTCAGGCGATCATTACCGAGTCAGCCGGTGAGGTAGTCGATATTGAGACCAGGGGCTTGAAGCGAGTGGTTATCCACTCCGAGCAGCCGACATATGACCCTTCACAGCTTGCAGGTGAAGTGGTTGTGGATAATGTAGTCAATCCCAAGACCGGCGACACTATGTTTGATGCCGGCACCGAGCTTACGGAGAAACTTGCTCGAAAGATCAAGGACGCCGGTGTGCAGAGTGTTAAGCTGCGCAAGACTCACTTGGTTCCTTACAGAGGCAACCTGGAGGTCGAGGTCGGTCGGACGGTTCAGGCCGGTGACAGACTTACTGAAGGCCCGATGGATCCGCACAAGGTCCTTGAGCTTCAGGGCGTGCGAGGCGTTATGGAGTATCTCGTCCGCGAGATTCAGAACGTATATAAATCGCAGGGTATCGATATCAACGACAAGCATGTCGAGATCATCGTCCGCCAGATGCTCAGGAAGCGCAAAGTGATCGAGTCCGGCGATACCAAGTTCCTGCCTGGTCAGGTCGTCGATAAGTTCGACTTCGAGGATGAAAATGCCCGCGTGAACGCTGTAAGCGGCACTGAGGCGACAGCCGACTGGGTGCTGCTGGGTATCACTGAGGCTTCTTTGGCCACGGACAGCTTTCTGTCAGCGGCATCATTCCAGAAGACCACCAGGGTCCTCACGGATGCTGCGGTAAGGGGCAAGCGTGACAACCTGGTCGGGCTAAAGGAAAACGTCATCATCGGGCGTCTTATCCCGGCGGGCACTGGTCTGCCGAGGTATAAGGGTTTGGATGTAATGAACGAGGAGCACGAGGTCGTCACGACCGCACGCCAGCTATTGGAGCCGACATACGAGTCTGAAGAGGAAGAAGAGGAGCTTCTGCCTGTTGAGGACGAGTTGGAGCTTGAAGAACTGGCTCCACTTGGCGGTGACGATGCTGAAGTTGAGGCAGTTTCCGAGGATGAATCTGAAGAAGATGAAGATGAACTCGAGGATGCTGATGTCTTCAAGAAACTGACGAGTGCGCTGACGGATACCGGCAATGAAGATGAAGGTGAATCCGACAGTTCCGACTTGTCGAATTCGGATGATGAAGACGGCTCAATAGACGCCGATTCCGATAATGCGATATAGGTAACAGGCAACAAGTAATAGGCAATAGGTAAGATCGGCGGGGGTTCCCGCCGATCTTTTTTACCAAATACTCAATCTCAAATACTAACCCGCATTATTCACGATAAACGTGAATAATGCTCTCGGAGACCCGTATTATGCGCTTTACGCATAATACGGGCTAAGTCTAAAATATATTTGATTCTGGGCCGGCGATTACCATATCGTTATATACTGCGGTTACACCCGGCACAGCTCCGGCTATGATGGGTATCATATCATAAGCAAGCTCACTGCGAGCATATCCCGAGATGCGCACAACGCCTTCTCTGACATCCACAGTGTATGTGCCCGGGCTATACATCGAATGGCTGATTCTGTTTCGGACCTCAGCCGCCAGTCTCCTGTCTCTTTCGCTGACAGGTGAGACATGGAGTTG
The bacterium genome window above contains:
- the rpoC gene encoding DNA-directed RNA polymerase subunit beta' — encoded protein: MADSSTFDKIRIGIASPDDIRSWSCGEVKKPETINYRTFKPERDGLFCERIFGPVKDWECHCGRYKKVKFKGVVCDRCGVEVTRSKVRRERMGHIELAAPVSHIWYLKGVPSPMSLLLDMSPRPLERVLYFASYIVIHVDRPKINEHIDEIRTAVNAAAEDVALQRDESIANLRKEAAKEEKENPDWDDKKKSDQTKKLNERIKQEERDAADHTDELHSTLKLLESVQKLELITEDQYRALDRLLEVVSEKLDIDLDDVLRAGLGGTAVRELLSEIDLEKLSRELRKEISQTTGPKRARAIKRLEVVDSFISSKSRPEWMILDCIPVISPELRPMVQLDGGRFATSDLNDLYRRIINRNNRLKKITEIRAPESIINHEKRLLQEAVDALIDNGRRTRPVVGSNNRPLKSLSDMLKGKEGRFRKNLLGKRVDYSGRSVIVVGPSLKLHQCGLPKEMALELFKPFVMKTLVEKKYTSNIKTAKRMIDRMKPEVWDALEDVISEHPVMLNRAPTLHRLGIQAFEPILVDGKAIQLHPLVCHAFNADFDGDQMAVHVPLSASAQAEARVLMLSTHNLFSPSDGRPIVAPLQDIVLGSFYLTMKHEDVPEERALRTFSDEEDALLAYRNGQVDVHEPIKVRLPKSPDSDELELRELTVGRLIFNNILPPNMRYLDKEVDKKMMARLVNECYAKNGHERTVKLLDDLKELGFRYATFSGITISMTDMDIPSERDAIVERTQTAVARKNRDYTRGLITQAERKQQVLELWIRAADEVADSITDSVEPFNPISIITTSGARGSKRQITQLAGMRGLMSDPFGNLIEDLPIKSNFHEGINVLEYFISTHGARKGLADTALRTADAGYLTRRLVDVAQDVIVRGEDCGTTSGVYVSTIEESGEVIETIGDRLRGRTALEDIYLPGASEPLVQANEIISDEAAKEIEAAGLTRVGVRSPLTCELRQGICSKCYGRDMANGKPVDAGTAVGIIAAQSIGEPGTQITMRTFHTGGVAGKYMTGVAEVKKKKQESLRDLHEDIRRGLVSIEDGVEGIERERARAVQAVLKVLEDQVGGLLRVVELFEARKPKGQAIITESAGEVVDIETRGLKRVVIHSEQPTYDPSQLAGEVVVDNVVNPKTGDTMFDAGTELTEKLARKIKDAGVQSVKLRKTHLVPYRGNLEVEVGRTVQAGDRLTEGPMDPHKVLELQGVRGVMEYLVREIQNVYKSQGIDINDKHVEIIVRQMLRKRKVIESGDTKFLPGQVVDKFDFEDENARVNAVSGTEATADWVLLGITEASLATDSFLSAASFQKTTRVLTDAAVRGKRDNLVGLKENVIIGRLIPAGTGLPRYKGLDVMNEEHEVVTTARQLLEPTYESEEEEEELLPVEDELELEELAPLGGDDAEVEAVSEDESEEDEDELEDADVFKKLTSALTDTGNEDEGESDSSDLSNSDDEDGSIDADSDNAI